In one Umezawaea sp. Da 62-37 genomic region, the following are encoded:
- a CDS encoding aldo/keto reductase — translation MNRVGYGAMQLAGPNVWGPPDDPEAARRVLRLAVELGVGFFDTANAYGPRTVNRLIGEALRPFPEGVVVGNKVGAGRGPDRSWILTSHPDAIRSQVHEALTDMGVEASELTYLRLGGDSPMPASGVPLEDSLGALVELRDQGLIRRIGLSGATPAMLARAQELTPIAAVQNRFNLLDRSGVQVLADCEAQGVLFVPYYPLAAGRLADHDELTGPAERLGATPAQVALAWLLRRSPAVVVIPGTANPDHLRANTGAAQVAEDLTDAEVARLTDLVDESRAVIDQPHQSTVDALRAATGSRR, via the coding sequence GTGAACCGGGTCGGATATGGGGCGATGCAGCTCGCCGGACCGAACGTCTGGGGACCGCCCGACGACCCCGAGGCGGCGCGGCGGGTGCTGCGCCTGGCCGTCGAACTGGGGGTCGGGTTCTTCGACACCGCGAACGCGTACGGGCCGCGCACCGTCAACCGGTTGATCGGGGAGGCGCTGCGCCCGTTCCCGGAAGGGGTGGTCGTCGGCAACAAGGTCGGAGCCGGGCGCGGACCGGACAGGTCGTGGATCCTCACGAGCCACCCGGACGCGATCCGGAGCCAGGTCCACGAGGCCCTGACCGACATGGGGGTCGAGGCGAGCGAGCTGACGTACCTGAGGCTCGGCGGCGACAGTCCGATGCCGGCGAGCGGGGTGCCGCTGGAGGACTCGCTCGGCGCGCTCGTCGAACTGCGCGACCAGGGGCTCATCCGGCGCATCGGGCTGTCCGGGGCGACACCGGCGATGCTGGCCCGCGCGCAGGAGCTGACGCCGATCGCGGCCGTGCAGAACCGCTTCAACCTGCTCGACCGCAGCGGCGTCCAGGTCCTCGCCGACTGCGAGGCGCAGGGCGTGCTGTTCGTGCCCTACTACCCGCTGGCCGCCGGAAGGCTCGCGGACCACGACGAGCTGACCGGCCCCGCGGAGCGCCTCGGCGCGACACCCGCCCAGGTCGCGCTGGCCTGGCTGCTGCGCCGCTCCCCCGCCGTCGTCGTCATCCCCGGCACGGCGAACCCCGACCACCTGCGCGCCAACACGGGCGCGGCGCAGGTCGCCGAGGACCTGACCGACGCCGAGGTGGCCCGCCTGACCGACCTGGTCGACGAGTCGCGGGCCGTCATCGACCAGCCGCACCAGTCCACGGTCGACGCGCTCAGGGCCGCGACGGGGAGCCGCCGCTGA
- a CDS encoding DUF6518 family protein, which produces MSTTTTTRPASAAASTAMSAGAALIAGLFVGALTNVLQGVLPDGLQALSNSGSVWSAAAFAAGAMAILPRVAVLAGTVTEVGAVVGYYAYAELVRDGMGDLAYPLFWLAIALVAGPLFGTAGAWWRTGIGWRRVAGPALLGAVFGMDALWYQFALGYHGNAIGYGVVGLLVPVLLGSTTRLRLIGVAAAAVLSVVAVGALWVVTGLPVLVAVMTR; this is translated from the coding sequence ATGTCCACCACCACCACCACCCGTCCCGCGTCCGCGGCGGCGTCGACCGCCATGTCGGCGGGCGCGGCGTTGATCGCCGGGCTGTTCGTCGGCGCGCTCACCAACGTGCTGCAAGGCGTGCTGCCGGACGGGTTGCAGGCGTTGTCCAATTCGGGGTCCGTGTGGTCGGCGGCGGCGTTCGCGGCGGGTGCGATGGCCATCCTGCCGAGGGTCGCGGTCCTGGCGGGAACGGTGACCGAGGTCGGTGCGGTCGTCGGTTACTACGCCTACGCCGAACTGGTCCGCGACGGCATGGGGGACCTGGCGTACCCGCTGTTCTGGCTGGCGATCGCGCTGGTCGCGGGTCCGCTTTTCGGGACGGCGGGAGCGTGGTGGCGCACCGGGATCGGGTGGCGGCGGGTCGCGGGGCCCGCTCTGCTCGGCGCAGTCTTCGGGATGGACGCGCTGTGGTACCAGTTCGCGCTGGGGTACCACGGCAACGCGATCGGGTACGGGGTCGTCGGCCTGCTCGTGCCGGTGCTGCTGGGGTCGACCACCCGGCTCCGGCTCATCGGGGTGGCGGCGGCGGCGGTGCTGTCCGTGGTCGCCGTGGGGGCGCTGTGGGTGGTGACCGGGTTGCCGGTCCTCGTGGCCGTGATGACGCGCTGA
- a CDS encoding NUDIX hydrolase, with translation MDVLALRFDPVARAVLLGVAPRALEPFAGDLALPGVLLGRGERLRDATRRAVTGKLGVAEEAMTAAGQLATFDEPSRDPRGPTLSVALWATVDPAHLGAEGPTWVPLGSVPPLAFDHDRIVADCRPLLADRLWRDTGFTSGLLGREFTTAQALDVTEALTGDRPYPANLGRTMDRIAGLERTEQHAASLPKGGRPPLVWRWVS, from the coding sequence GTGGACGTGCTCGCGCTGCGGTTCGACCCGGTGGCCCGCGCGGTGCTGCTGGGGGTGGCACCGCGCGCGCTGGAGCCGTTCGCCGGTGACCTCGCCCTGCCGGGTGTGCTGCTCGGCCGGGGCGAGCGGTTGCGCGACGCGACGAGGCGGGCGGTCACCGGGAAGCTCGGCGTCGCCGAGGAGGCGATGACGGCGGCGGGCCAGCTCGCCACGTTCGACGAGCCCTCCCGCGACCCGCGCGGGCCGACGCTGTCGGTCGCCCTGTGGGCCACGGTGGACCCGGCCCATCTCGGTGCTGAGGGGCCGACATGGGTGCCGTTGGGATCGGTGCCACCGCTGGCGTTCGACCACGACCGGATCGTGGCCGACTGCCGTCCGCTGCTGGCTGATCGGTTGTGGCGGGACACGGGGTTCACGTCGGGGTTGCTGGGGCGGGAGTTCACGACGGCGCAGGCGTTGGACGTGACGGAGGCGCTGACCGGGGATCGGCCCTATCCGGCGAACCTGGGTCGCACGATGGACCGGATCGCGGGGTTGGAGCGGACCGAGCAGCACGCCGCGTCCTTGCCGAAGGGCGGGCGGCCGCCGCTGGTGTGGCGGTGGGTTTCCTGA
- a CDS encoding ATP-binding cassette domain-containing protein: MASEIELIDVTKRYPGTELPAVDSVSMTIPAGEIVVFVGPSGCGKTTTMRMINRLIEPTSGRITIDGEDTLSLDPDRLRRGIGYAIQQAGLFPHLTVGQNVGMVPGLLGWDKKKSTDRVDEMLDLVGLDPGDYRDRYPRQLSGGQQQRVGVARALAADPPVLLMDEPFGAVDPITRGNLQDELMRLQAELRKTIVFVTHDFGEAVKLGDRIAVLGPQSRILQYDTPEQILANPADDTVAGFIGAGASLKQLTLLRVREVELTKAITAKVGDDPAAIRRTLTEAGRGFALLLDDRGRPASWVHARTPGSPIPVGDSVTLQSTLQDALEAILTEGGAAVVTGSRGEYVGLVEIDTVMNTVRRLREEAGA, from the coding sequence GTGGCGAGTGAGATCGAGCTCATCGACGTGACCAAGCGGTACCCCGGTACCGAACTGCCCGCGGTGGACTCGGTCAGCATGACCATCCCCGCGGGCGAGATCGTGGTGTTCGTCGGCCCGTCGGGCTGCGGCAAGACCACCACCATGCGGATGATCAACCGGCTGATCGAGCCCACGTCGGGCCGCATCACCATCGACGGCGAGGACACGCTGTCCCTCGACCCCGACCGGCTGCGCCGCGGCATCGGCTACGCCATCCAGCAGGCGGGGCTGTTCCCGCACCTCACGGTCGGGCAGAACGTCGGCATGGTGCCGGGCCTGCTCGGGTGGGACAAGAAGAAGTCCACCGATCGCGTGGACGAGATGCTCGACCTCGTGGGCCTCGACCCCGGCGACTACCGCGACCGGTACCCCCGGCAGCTCTCGGGTGGCCAGCAGCAGCGCGTCGGCGTGGCCAGGGCGCTGGCCGCGGACCCGCCGGTCCTGCTCATGGACGAGCCGTTCGGCGCGGTCGACCCGATCACCCGCGGCAACCTCCAGGACGAGCTGATGCGGCTCCAGGCCGAGCTGCGCAAGACCATCGTGTTCGTCACCCACGACTTCGGCGAGGCGGTCAAGCTCGGCGACCGGATCGCCGTGCTGGGTCCGCAGTCGCGGATCCTCCAGTACGACACGCCGGAGCAGATCCTCGCCAACCCGGCCGACGACACCGTCGCCGGGTTCATCGGGGCGGGCGCCTCGCTCAAGCAGCTGACGCTGCTGCGGGTCCGGGAGGTCGAGCTGACCAAGGCGATCACCGCCAAGGTCGGCGACGACCCGGCCGCGATCCGCCGCACGCTCACCGAGGCGGGACGCGGGTTCGCGCTGCTGCTGGACGACCGCGGCAGGCCCGCCAGCTGGGTGCACGCCCGCACCCCCGGCAGCCCGATCCCCGTCGGGGACTCGGTGACGTTGCAATCGACGTTGCAGGACGCCCTGGAGGCGATCCTCACCGAAGGCGGCGCCGCCGTGGTCACCGGTTCCCGCGGTGAGTACGTCGGCCTGGTCGAGATCGACACCGTCATGAACACGGTGCGCCGCCTGCGCGAGGAGGCGGGCGCGTGA
- the argG gene encoding argininosuccinate synthase has protein sequence MSKVLTSLPAGERVGIAFSGGLDTSVAVAWMREKGAVPCTYTADIGQYDEPDIASVPDRAELYGAELARLVDCRAALVEEGLAALACGAFHIRNGGRTYFNTTPLGRAVTGTMLVRAMLDDDVQIWGDGSTYKGNDIERFYRYGLLANPSLRIYKPWLDAAFVGELGGRTEMSEWLQARDLPYRSSTEKAYSTDANIWGATHEAKALENLDTGIELVDPIMGVRFWDPAVEIAAEDITIGFDQGRPVTINGKEFGSAVDLVLEANAIGGRHGLGMSDQIENRIIEAKSRGIYEAPGMALLHAAYERLVNAIHNEDTLAAYHNDGRKLGRLMYEGRWLDPQALMMREALQRWVGTAVTGEVTLRLRRGEDYSILDTTGPSFSYHPDKLSMERTEDSAFGPVDRIGQLTMRNLDIADSRAKLELYAGFGMVGSRHAALVSAAQVTSTELIGTMPDGGAEAIASRGEVADDELLDHAALEAGND, from the coding sequence GTGTCCAAAGTGCTCACTTCCCTCCCCGCCGGCGAGCGCGTCGGCATTGCCTTCTCCGGTGGACTCGACACCTCGGTGGCGGTCGCGTGGATGCGCGAGAAGGGCGCGGTGCCGTGCACGTACACGGCCGACATCGGTCAGTACGACGAACCCGACATCGCGTCCGTGCCCGACCGCGCCGAGCTCTACGGCGCCGAACTGGCCCGGCTCGTCGACTGCCGGGCGGCGCTGGTGGAGGAAGGGCTCGCGGCTCTGGCCTGCGGCGCGTTCCACATCCGCAACGGCGGCCGCACGTACTTCAACACCACGCCGCTCGGGCGGGCGGTGACCGGCACCATGCTGGTGCGCGCCATGCTCGACGACGACGTGCAGATCTGGGGCGACGGCTCCACCTACAAGGGCAACGACATCGAGCGGTTCTACCGCTACGGCCTGCTCGCCAACCCGTCCCTGCGGATCTACAAGCCGTGGCTCGACGCCGCGTTCGTCGGCGAGCTCGGCGGCCGCACCGAGATGTCCGAGTGGTTGCAAGCCCGCGACCTGCCCTACCGCTCCAGCACCGAGAAGGCCTACTCCACCGACGCGAACATCTGGGGCGCGACGCACGAGGCCAAGGCGCTGGAGAACCTCGACACCGGCATCGAACTGGTCGACCCCATCATGGGCGTCCGCTTCTGGGACCCCGCGGTGGAGATCGCCGCGGAGGACATCACGATCGGGTTCGACCAGGGCCGTCCCGTGACCATCAACGGCAAGGAGTTCGGCTCCGCGGTCGACCTCGTGCTGGAGGCGAACGCCATCGGCGGCCGCCACGGTCTCGGCATGTCCGACCAGATCGAGAACCGGATCATCGAGGCCAAGAGCCGCGGCATCTACGAGGCCCCCGGCATGGCCCTGCTGCACGCCGCCTACGAGCGGCTGGTCAACGCCATCCACAACGAGGACACCCTGGCGGCGTACCACAACGACGGCCGCAAGCTGGGCAGGCTGATGTACGAGGGCCGCTGGCTGGACCCGCAGGCCCTCATGATGCGCGAAGCCCTCCAGCGCTGGGTCGGCACCGCCGTCACCGGCGAGGTCACCCTGCGCCTGCGCCGCGGCGAGGACTACTCCATCCTCGACACCACCGGCCCGTCCTTCAGCTACCACCCCGACAAGCTGTCGATGGAACGCACCGAGGACTCCGCCTTCGGTCCCGTCGACCGCATCGGCCAGCTGACCATGCGCAACCTCGACATCGCCGACTCCCGCGCCAAGCTGGAGCTGTACGCGGGCTTCGGCATGGTCGGCAGCAGGCACGCCGCCCTGGTCAGCGCGGCCCAGGTCACCTCGACCGAACTGATCGGCACCATGCCCGACGGCGGCGCCGAGGCCATCGCCTCCCGCGGTGAGGTCGCCGACGACGAACTGCTCGACCACGCGGCCCTGGAAGCGGGCAACGACTAG
- a CDS encoding TetR/AcrR family transcriptional regulator has translation MARSKDPAVRTLLVERAAHMLRTREPVTLRSLVAGTPMSTMAVYTHFGGMNGMWRAVRQEGFTRLAAGFAGVTTTEDPVRDLTALVVAYLRNALDHPDLYRVMFDADFDLEDLKAADATLEHMVRAASRGRTAGRFREDVVPLDLATQSWAIGHGLVSLVATGPLPPQALDHGVPMLIGLFTGAGDHPGECRTSVEQGWKLPTAG, from the coding sequence ATGGCCAGGTCGAAGGATCCGGCGGTCCGCACGCTGCTCGTCGAACGGGCCGCGCACATGCTCCGCACCCGTGAACCAGTCACCCTGCGCTCGCTGGTGGCCGGGACTCCCATGTCGACGATGGCGGTCTACACCCACTTCGGCGGCATGAACGGCATGTGGCGGGCCGTGCGCCAGGAGGGCTTCACCAGGCTGGCGGCCGGGTTCGCGGGGGTCACCACGACCGAGGACCCCGTCCGGGACCTGACCGCCCTGGTCGTGGCCTACCTCCGCAACGCCCTCGACCACCCCGACCTGTACCGGGTCATGTTCGACGCGGACTTCGACCTCGAGGACCTCAAGGCGGCCGACGCGACCCTGGAGCACATGGTGCGGGCCGCTTCGCGCGGCCGGACCGCGGGCCGCTTCCGCGAGGACGTCGTCCCGCTGGACCTCGCGACCCAGAGCTGGGCGATCGGCCACGGGCTGGTGTCGCTGGTCGCCACCGGCCCCCTGCCGCCCCAGGCGCTCGACCACGGCGTCCCCATGCTCATCGGGTTGTTCACCGGCGCGGGCGATCACCCCGGCGAATGCCGCACCTCGGTCGAACAAGGCTGGAAGCTGCCAACGGCCGGATAG
- a CDS encoding TetR/AcrR family transcriptional regulator, with translation MDDAKSRTRRQILEVAAEILEREGVQAVSTRSVAAAAGIRAASLYQLFDDKDGLLAALAIHAFDLYLAGKHGLAHTDDPVADMRRGWDAHVDFGLRHPAFYLLMHGTDRPGRRPPVADEAEGLLRTFIDRVAAAGRLRVPPALAVRLTQAAATGVTLSLIADGAGNGDPETSARMRDLLVDSLTTDPPPAAEPGLASRALALDAALTAADGAALPLRPAETALLRDWLDRLAR, from the coding sequence GTGGACGACGCGAAGAGCCGCACCCGGCGGCAGATCCTCGAGGTGGCGGCAGAAATTCTGGAACGGGAGGGCGTCCAGGCGGTCTCCACGCGCTCGGTCGCCGCGGCGGCGGGCATCCGCGCCGCCTCCCTCTACCAGCTCTTCGACGACAAGGACGGCCTCCTCGCGGCACTGGCCATCCACGCCTTCGACCTCTACCTGGCCGGGAAGCACGGCCTGGCGCACACCGACGACCCGGTCGCCGACATGCGCCGCGGCTGGGACGCGCACGTCGACTTCGGCCTCCGCCACCCCGCCTTCTACCTGCTGATGCACGGCACCGACCGCCCCGGCCGCCGACCGCCCGTCGCCGACGAGGCCGAGGGTCTGCTGAGGACGTTCATCGACCGCGTCGCCGCCGCGGGTCGCCTCCGGGTCCCGCCCGCCCTCGCCGTCCGCCTCACCCAGGCCGCCGCCACCGGTGTCACCCTGTCGCTGATCGCCGATGGCGCCGGGAACGGCGACCCGGAGACCTCCGCGAGGATGCGCGACCTCCTGGTCGACTCCCTCACCACCGACCCGCCCCCGGCCGCGGAACCGGGCCTCGCCTCCAGGGCCCTGGCCCTTGACGCGGCCCTCACCGCGGCGGACGGGGCCGCCCTCCCGCTCCGCCCCGCCGAGACCGCCCTGCTCCGCGACTGGCTCGACCGGCTCGCCCGCTAA
- a CDS encoding RidA family protein — protein MTITLVNPAGLPQVDIYRQVSVASGSKLVFIAGQVARDADGGKVGEGDFAAQVEQCYLNLGTALAAVGATFDDVAKLTVYLVDWTPDRMPLFVEGVARAAAKLGVTPAAPLTGIGVAALAEPDLLVEVEATAVID, from the coding sequence ATGACCATCACCCTGGTGAACCCCGCGGGCCTGCCCCAGGTGGACATCTACCGGCAGGTCTCGGTCGCCTCGGGTTCGAAGCTGGTGTTCATCGCGGGGCAGGTCGCCCGCGACGCCGACGGCGGCAAGGTCGGCGAAGGCGACTTCGCGGCCCAGGTCGAGCAGTGCTACCTCAACCTCGGCACCGCGCTGGCCGCGGTCGGCGCCACCTTCGACGACGTGGCGAAGCTGACCGTCTACCTCGTCGACTGGACGCCGGACAGGATGCCGCTGTTCGTGGAGGGCGTCGCCCGCGCCGCGGCGAAGCTGGGCGTCACCCCGGCCGCGCCGCTCACCGGGATCGGTGTCGCCGCGCTGGCCGAGCCCGACCTGCTGGTGGAGGTGGAAGCCACCGCCGTCATCGACTGA
- a CDS encoding ABC transporter permease, translating into MGEALLHVSAVVQCTVLAAAIGIGIGVVVHRSPLGSAVATALTSAILTIPSFALLGLLIPVLGLGAPPTVVALVLYGLLPIVRNTIVGLNGVDASVRDAARGIGMSRAGVLTRVELRLAWPAILAGVRISTQMLMGIAAIAAYARGPGLGVEIFAGLTRAGSANATNQAIAGTVGIVVLALLLDGIFALIGRYTVSRGIRGE; encoded by the coding sequence GTGGGTGAAGCGCTCCTGCACGTCAGCGCGGTCGTCCAGTGCACGGTGCTGGCTGCCGCGATCGGCATCGGCATCGGCGTCGTGGTGCACCGCAGCCCACTGGGCTCGGCCGTCGCCACCGCCCTGACCAGCGCGATCCTCACCATCCCGTCGTTCGCCCTGCTCGGCCTGCTGATCCCGGTCCTCGGCCTCGGCGCCCCGCCGACCGTGGTGGCGCTGGTGCTCTACGGCCTGCTCCCGATCGTGCGCAACACGATCGTCGGGTTGAACGGCGTGGACGCCTCGGTGCGCGACGCCGCCCGCGGCATCGGGATGAGCCGCGCGGGGGTGCTGACCAGGGTCGAACTCCGGCTGGCGTGGCCCGCGATCCTCGCGGGCGTGCGCATCTCGACCCAGATGCTGATGGGCATCGCCGCGATCGCCGCCTACGCGAGAGGGCCGGGGCTCGGTGTCGAGATCTTCGCGGGGCTCACCAGGGCGGGCAGTGCCAACGCCACCAACCAGGCCATCGCCGGCACCGTCGGCATCGTCGTCCTCGCGCTGCTCCTCGACGGGATCTTCGCGCTGATCGGCCGCTACACCGTCTCCAGGGGGATCCGTGGCGAGTGA
- a CDS encoding QsdR family transcriptional regulator, whose protein sequence is MDEQDQVTALGRALRGTSCRPTVMDAFTAARRRFAAGERIDMQGLADELGVNRVTLYRWVGSREQLITEVLWAATRKSFDTYRAEPVEGPRTAAALTAFVRDVNEHPGMRQLLRDEPAFALGLLTSTSGEYQQRYLGLIRELIEEDRAAGLVSSEIPLDDLAYTAARITESYIHTRVLIGEQPDARRAEVVLRVLLR, encoded by the coding sequence GTGGACGAGCAGGACCAGGTCACCGCACTGGGCAGGGCTTTGCGCGGCACGTCGTGCCGCCCCACCGTCATGGACGCCTTCACCGCGGCCCGCCGCCGGTTCGCCGCGGGCGAGCGGATCGACATGCAGGGGCTGGCCGACGAGCTGGGCGTCAACCGGGTCACCCTGTACCGCTGGGTCGGCTCGCGCGAGCAGCTCATCACCGAGGTGCTGTGGGCGGCCACCCGCAAGAGCTTCGACACCTACCGCGCCGAGCCCGTCGAGGGCCCGCGCACCGCCGCCGCGCTGACCGCGTTCGTCCGCGACGTGAACGAGCACCCCGGTATGCGGCAACTGCTGCGCGACGAGCCCGCGTTCGCGCTCGGCCTGCTGACCAGCACGTCCGGCGAGTACCAGCAGCGGTACCTCGGGCTGATCCGCGAGCTGATCGAGGAGGACCGCGCCGCGGGCCTGGTGTCCTCGGAGATCCCGCTGGACGACCTGGCCTACACCGCCGCGCGCATCACCGAGTCCTACATCCACACCCGCGTGCTCATCGGCGAGCAGCCCGACGCCCGACGCGCCGAGGTGGTGCTCCGGGTGCTGCTGCGCTGA
- a CDS encoding glycine betaine ABC transporter substrate-binding protein translates to MSGTARRLAVLAAVTGLLASGCGLETTFALPFDVAPGSIKPVPELDGVGVAVGSKDFTENQVLGYIAEVALTAAGAEVRDMTNIQGSNSSRQALLTGDIDLSWDYTGTGWISYLGNTDPVPDERAQYEAVRDADLAANGLRWLDYSAVNNTYAFAVTQEFARANNLKTTSDMAALVRDSPDKAVFCLETEFISRNDGFPGVAKTYGFDVGAVQVKTFGSGTIYTATSTGSCNFGEVFTTDGRILALDLVVLEDDKKFFPQYNATIVLRDEFEKAHPQVAKIMAPVVEKLDNDTIRKLNAEVDVNGHDPAVVARDWMVREGFVSLPSS, encoded by the coding sequence ATGAGCGGGACCGCGCGACGACTGGCCGTGCTGGCCGCCGTGACCGGACTGCTCGCGTCCGGCTGCGGCCTGGAGACCACGTTCGCGCTGCCGTTCGACGTGGCGCCGGGCTCGATCAAGCCGGTGCCGGAACTGGACGGCGTGGGCGTCGCGGTGGGGTCCAAGGACTTCACCGAGAACCAGGTGCTGGGCTACATCGCCGAGGTCGCGCTCACCGCGGCCGGGGCCGAGGTCCGGGACATGACCAACATCCAGGGCTCCAACAGCTCGCGGCAGGCCCTGCTCACCGGTGACATCGACCTGTCGTGGGACTACACCGGCACGGGCTGGATCAGCTACCTCGGCAACACCGACCCCGTCCCCGACGAACGGGCCCAGTACGAGGCCGTCCGCGACGCCGACCTCGCCGCCAACGGCTTGCGGTGGCTGGACTACTCGGCCGTGAACAACACCTACGCCTTCGCCGTCACCCAGGAGTTCGCGCGGGCCAACAACCTCAAGACCACCTCGGACATGGCGGCGCTGGTGCGCGACTCCCCCGACAAGGCGGTGTTCTGCCTCGAGACGGAGTTCATCAGCCGCAACGACGGGTTCCCCGGCGTGGCGAAGACCTACGGGTTCGACGTGGGAGCGGTGCAGGTCAAGACGTTCGGGTCCGGCACGATCTACACGGCGACGTCCACGGGTTCGTGCAACTTCGGCGAGGTGTTCACGACCGACGGGCGGATCCTCGCGCTGGACCTGGTGGTGCTGGAGGACGACAAGAAGTTCTTCCCGCAGTACAACGCCACCATCGTGCTGCGCGACGAGTTCGAGAAGGCCCACCCGCAGGTCGCGAAGATCATGGCTCCGGTGGTGGAGAAGCTGGACAACGACACCATCCGGAAGCTGAACGCCGAGGTGGACGTGAACGGCCACGACCCGGCGGTGGTGGCTCGGGACTGGATGGTGCGCGAGGGGTTCGTGTCGCTGCCGTCGTCGTAG
- a CDS encoding ABC transporter permease, translated as MTAAAVQRQQQRRSDRLRLLVQPIAVVALVCGVLVWAFAQDLDSIEKQSLTASALLSATWDHLVISFVVTGLVLVVAVPLGIVLTRPWARRVAPVFLGIATIGQASPAIGVLVLFFLATGLEGLWAAVLPIAFYTLLPVLRNTMVGLQGVDPALIDAGRGIGMSTGSVLRRIELPLAVPLILAGLRTALVLAVGVATLAVFVNGGGLGLLIDTGYKLARFPVLITGAVLAVGLALLVDWLGAVAETYLGPKGLR; from the coding sequence GTGACGGCCGCGGCGGTCCAGCGGCAGCAGCAGCGGCGGTCCGACCGGCTGCGGCTGCTGGTCCAGCCGATCGCCGTGGTGGCGCTGGTCTGCGGCGTGCTGGTGTGGGCGTTCGCCCAGGACCTCGACTCGATCGAGAAGCAGAGCCTGACCGCGTCCGCGCTGCTGTCCGCGACGTGGGACCACCTGGTGATCAGCTTCGTGGTGACCGGGCTCGTGCTCGTCGTGGCGGTCCCCCTGGGCATCGTGCTGACCCGCCCGTGGGCTCGGCGCGTCGCCCCGGTGTTCCTGGGCATCGCCACGATCGGGCAGGCCTCCCCCGCCATCGGCGTGCTGGTGCTGTTCTTCCTGGCGACGGGACTGGAAGGGCTGTGGGCGGCGGTGCTGCCGATCGCCTTCTACACACTGCTCCCGGTGCTGCGCAACACGATGGTGGGCTTGCAGGGCGTCGACCCGGCGCTGATCGACGCGGGCCGGGGCATCGGCATGTCCACCGGGTCGGTGCTGCGGCGGATCGAACTGCCGCTGGCCGTCCCGCTGATCCTGGCCGGGCTGCGCACCGCGCTGGTGCTCGCCGTCGGCGTGGCCACGCTCGCGGTGTTCGTCAACGGCGGCGGCCTCGGCCTGCTGATCGACACCGGCTACAAGCTCGCCCGCTTCCCCGTGCTGATCACCGGTGCCGTGCTGGCCGTCGGCCTGGCGCTGCTGGTGGACTGGCTCGGCGCGGTCGCCGAGACCTACCTGGGACCGAAGGGGCTGCGATGA
- a CDS encoding serine hydrolase domain-containing protein, with amino-acid sequence MVDVSGSWDARFEPVKDALARQVESGNELGASVVVDVDGTTVVDIWAGWRDAEHTSPWTEDTITNVWSTTKTVTNLSALVLVDRGLLDPYAPVAKYWPEFAENGKERVEVRHLLGHTSGVSGWETPFAVEDMYDWDTATKRLAAQKPWWEPGTASGYHASNQGHLVGEVVRRVSGKPLKAFVAEEIAGPLGADFQIGARESDWDRIAPVVPPPPLPFDLAALDPESPMVKTFSAPATDASAANTPDWRRADMGAVNGHGNARSVARILKSLSLGGTVDGVRLLSPDTIDVIFDEQSNGVDLVLGVPLRFGVGFALPETQTVPYAPQGRACYWGGWGGSVIMMDLDRRVTISYMMNRMAPGIIGSDRSQDYVETTYACLD; translated from the coding sequence ATGGTCGATGTGTCAGGGAGCTGGGACGCCCGGTTCGAACCGGTGAAGGACGCCCTCGCCCGCCAGGTGGAGTCGGGCAACGAACTGGGCGCGAGCGTCGTGGTGGACGTGGACGGCACGACCGTCGTCGACATCTGGGCCGGTTGGCGCGATGCCGAGCACACGTCGCCGTGGACCGAGGACACCATCACCAACGTCTGGTCGACGACGAAGACCGTGACGAACCTGTCCGCGCTCGTGCTCGTCGACCGCGGCCTGCTCGACCCGTACGCGCCCGTCGCGAAGTACTGGCCGGAGTTCGCCGAGAACGGCAAGGAGCGCGTCGAGGTCCGACACCTGCTCGGCCACACCTCGGGCGTGTCCGGCTGGGAGACGCCGTTCGCCGTGGAGGACATGTACGACTGGGACACCGCGACCAAGCGGCTCGCCGCCCAGAAGCCTTGGTGGGAACCGGGAACCGCGTCGGGTTACCACGCCAGCAACCAGGGCCACCTCGTCGGCGAGGTGGTTCGTCGGGTCAGCGGCAAGCCGCTCAAGGCGTTCGTCGCCGAGGAGATCGCGGGCCCGCTGGGCGCGGACTTCCAGATCGGCGCCCGCGAGTCCGACTGGGACCGGATCGCGCCGGTCGTCCCACCGCCCCCGCTGCCGTTCGACCTCGCCGCGCTCGACCCGGAGAGCCCGATGGTGAAGACGTTCAGCGCACCCGCCACGGATGCCTCCGCGGCCAACACGCCGGACTGGCGCCGGGCGGACATGGGCGCGGTCAACGGCCACGGCAACGCCCGCTCGGTCGCCCGCATCCTCAAGTCGCTGTCGTTGGGCGGCACGGTCGACGGCGTCCGGCTGCTCTCGCCGGACACCATCGACGTCATCTTCGACGAGCAGAGCAACGGCGTCGACCTGGTTCTGGGCGTACCGCTGCGCTTCGGCGTCGGCTTCGCGCTACCCGAAACGCAGACCGTGCCCTACGCACCGCAGGGCCGCGCCTGCTACTGGGGTGGATGGGGCGGCTCGGTCATCATGATGGACCTCGACCGCCGGGTCACCATCAGCTACATGATGAACCGGATGGCGCCCGGCATCATCGGGTCCGACCGCTCTCAGGACTACGTGGAGACCACCTACGCCTGCCTGGACTGA